A single window of Nocardia sp. NBC_01327 DNA harbors:
- a CDS encoding TetR/AcrR family transcriptional regulator, with product MGRTQQWDRAQVLSAAMQLFRRRGYLGASTRELAEATGLHPGSLYREFSNKEDLFCAALDAYNIEVVQGRVRQHMAAAQDPVAGIRSFFVSAIDTGVERDPGCLVTNTAVESFGLPEATAGVQRGLDIIESGFHDALTRARALGQLRESVRAEVLAAQLLATYQGLLVLVRAGAPAAKLHMITDGALASIGATEGNEND from the coding sequence ATGGGGCGTACACAGCAGTGGGATCGGGCGCAGGTGCTCTCGGCTGCGATGCAGCTGTTTCGCCGGCGCGGGTACCTCGGCGCCTCGACACGTGAACTGGCCGAGGCGACCGGGTTGCATCCGGGAAGTCTGTACCGGGAGTTCAGTAATAAGGAAGACCTGTTCTGTGCGGCCTTGGACGCCTACAACATCGAGGTCGTCCAGGGCCGGGTGCGGCAGCATATGGCCGCCGCACAGGATCCCGTGGCGGGCATCCGGTCCTTCTTCGTCTCGGCGATCGACACCGGGGTCGAGCGCGATCCGGGATGTCTTGTCACCAATACCGCGGTGGAATCGTTCGGCCTTCCCGAAGCCACGGCGGGCGTACAGCGCGGACTCGACATTATCGAGTCCGGCTTCCACGATGCCCTGACCCGGGCCCGAGCACTCGGGCAGCTGCGCGAGAGCGTCCGGGCCGAAGTGCTTGCCGCACAGCTGCTCGCCACCTATCAGGGCCTGCTGGTCCTGGTTCGCGCCGGTGCTCCGGCCGCCAAATTGCACATGATCACCGACGGCGCACTGGCGTCGATCGGCGCTACCGAGGGGAACGAAAATGACTGA
- a CDS encoding phosphosulfolactate synthase: protein MFAHTLNLPGRDAKPRERGLTMVIDPGLPNSCFCDIMASYGDLIDYVKFGWGTCLATSGILGKTRAARDNGVEFYFGGTLFEKFLINDRVDEWYKLCSDAGATVVEISNGTIPLSNAEKAGYIRQFADEFTVLSEVGFKDPVRSETLSPARWIDYIQQDLDAGAHFVIAEARESGRSGICRPDGELRYGLIEEIAESAIDVNHLMFEAPTKDLQIYLLRRFGPQVNLGNIHSSEVIGLETLRLGLRADTLTDFDSLVAQEQTHA, encoded by the coding sequence ATGTTCGCCCACACCCTGAACCTGCCCGGCCGGGATGCCAAGCCGCGCGAGCGCGGTCTCACCATGGTGATCGACCCCGGACTTCCGAACAGCTGCTTCTGCGACATCATGGCGAGCTACGGCGATCTGATCGACTATGTGAAGTTCGGCTGGGGCACCTGCCTGGCCACCTCCGGCATTCTCGGCAAGACCCGCGCCGCCCGCGACAATGGCGTCGAATTCTATTTCGGCGGAACCCTTTTCGAGAAGTTCCTGATCAACGATCGGGTCGACGAATGGTACAAGCTCTGTAGTGACGCGGGCGCCACCGTGGTCGAGATCTCCAATGGCACCATCCCGCTGTCCAATGCGGAGAAGGCCGGCTACATCCGGCAATTCGCCGACGAGTTCACCGTGCTCTCCGAGGTCGGTTTCAAGGATCCGGTCCGCTCGGAGACATTGTCGCCCGCCCGCTGGATCGATTACATCCAGCAGGATCTCGACGCGGGTGCGCATTTCGTGATCGCCGAGGCCCGCGAGAGCGGCCGCAGCGGTATCTGCCGCCCGGACGGCGAACTGCGCTACGGACTGATCGAGGAGATCGCCGAATCCGCGATCGATGTGAACCACTTGATGTTCGAGGCTCCGACCAAGGATTTGCAGATCTATCTGCTGCGGCGTTTCGGCCCGCAGGTGAATCTCGGCAATATCCATTCCAGTGAGGTGATCGGGCTGGAAACCCTGCGGCTGGGCCTGCGCGCCGACACCCTCACCGATTTCGATTCGCTGGTGGCGCAGGAGCAGACCCATGCGTGA
- a CDS encoding glycoside hydrolase family 27 protein, protein MRIREWAIAAVAAGCLAGALGADAGVIPTPVRAAPAVGVRAVPPMGWNSWNSGISLSDKNIRATIDAMVASGMRDAGYRYVNLDAGWAAPTRDSQGNLRADPGRFPGGIAALAQYAHDRGMYLGLYSSPYNQVCGQTTRNASLGHEVADARTFAAWGVDYLKYDWCRNDADLGDQVRAFTAMRDALRASGRHIIYSINPHSSANPAADAGYDWSTVADMTRNNGDLIPLWQNTFFTVQTYGYSTSSYLGILDQLHAAAPLAARSRPGYWNDPDMLVVGVPIARFFGVQLSNTPDFALPDRLTPDQTRQLASGVPLSPEAIARLGDLQEGLTPDEQRAHFSLWAMLAAPLLAGNDVRTMTEQTRALLTNSEVVSIDQDALVAQATPLPGDDRVLTKPLADGSLAVALINRGGLATTIETTLAALGLPSGQSYQVRDLWAHTGDTTTDRVAGRDIPAHGVALLKLTRC, encoded by the coding sequence GTGCGTATCCGGGAGTGGGCTATCGCGGCGGTTGCGGCCGGCTGCCTGGCGGGGGCGCTCGGTGCGGATGCGGGGGTTATTCCGACTCCGGTGCGGGCTGCGCCGGCGGTGGGGGTGCGGGCGGTGCCGCCGATGGGGTGGAACTCCTGGAACTCTGGGATCTCGTTGTCCGACAAGAATATTCGGGCGACGATCGATGCCATGGTGGCGTCCGGGATGCGGGATGCGGGGTATCGGTATGTGAATCTCGATGCGGGGTGGGCCGCGCCGACACGGGATAGTCAGGGAAATCTGCGGGCTGATCCGGGGCGGTTTCCCGGGGGGATTGCCGCGCTGGCGCAGTATGCGCATGACCGGGGTATGTATCTCGGGTTGTATTCCAGTCCGTACAACCAGGTCTGCGGGCAGACCACGCGGAATGCCTCGCTGGGGCATGAGGTGGCTGATGCTCGCACGTTCGCCGCGTGGGGCGTCGATTATCTGAAGTACGACTGGTGCCGCAATGATGCGGACCTCGGCGATCAGGTGCGCGCCTTCACCGCCATGCGTGATGCCCTGCGGGCCAGTGGGCGGCACATCATCTACAGCATCAATCCGCACAGTTCGGCGAATCCGGCGGCGGACGCCGGCTACGACTGGTCCACGGTCGCCGATATGACCCGCAATAACGGTGATCTGATTCCGCTGTGGCAGAACACTTTCTTCACGGTCCAGACCTACGGCTACTCGACCAGTTCGTATCTCGGCATCCTCGATCAACTTCACGCCGCCGCGCCGCTGGCCGCGCGCAGCCGTCCGGGGTACTGGAACGATCCCGACATGCTGGTGGTCGGCGTCCCGATCGCCCGGTTCTTCGGCGTCCAGCTCAGCAATACACCCGATTTCGCGCTCCCGGACAGGCTCACCCCGGACCAGACGCGGCAACTCGCCTCGGGCGTGCCGCTCTCACCGGAAGCGATTGCCCGGCTGGGTGATCTGCAGGAGGGCCTCACACCCGATGAGCAGCGCGCCCATTTCTCGCTGTGGGCCATGCTCGCCGCGCCGTTGCTCGCGGGCAATGACGTCCGCACCATGACCGAGCAGACGCGGGCACTGCTGACCAATTCCGAGGTCGTCTCGATCGATCAGGACGCACTGGTCGCGCAGGCCACGCCGCTGCCGGGCGACGATCGAGTGCTGACCAAACCGCTGGCCGACGGCTCGCTCGCGGTGGCCCTGATCAATCGTGGCGGCCTCGCCACCACCATCGAAACCACCCTTGCCGCACTGGGCCTGCCGTCCGGGCAGTCCTATCAGGTGCGCGATCTCTGGGCGCATACCGGTGATACCACCACCGACCGGGTAGCGGGCCGGGATATCCCCGCGCACGGCGTGGCACTGCTGAAACTCACCCGCTGCTGA
- a CDS encoding SGNH/GDSL hydrolase family protein: MAYHEDARSRPAVVALVHGGPHAVNAATANLPVLAVVGASFSAGTGAASPTQAWPQVLATSIGWRAVVSADSGAGYLVGGAHSLGPLNRLLTKLDLPHLKPALVIIQSGHNDVGQPDARVRAGVVQLIREIHAESPTSAIAVLTVFPTGDHPSKIVWDTDSAIVSAARSADPGVYVFDPLVSSWRFPRLPDQLHPTPAGHRWIADQLASDLRADGLVHNPAQVPAVRRPTA, from the coding sequence GTGGCTTATCACGAGGACGCGCGTTCGCGGCCGGCGGTGGTCGCGCTCGTGCACGGGGGCCCGCACGCGGTGAACGCCGCCACAGCGAACCTCCCGGTGCTCGCGGTCGTCGGCGCATCGTTCTCCGCCGGTACCGGAGCCGCCTCTCCCACCCAAGCGTGGCCGCAGGTGCTCGCGACCTCGATCGGATGGCGCGCGGTGGTCAGCGCCGATTCCGGCGCCGGCTACCTCGTCGGCGGTGCGCATTCACTCGGCCCGCTCAATCGGCTGCTCACGAAACTCGATCTGCCGCATCTGAAGCCCGCACTGGTGATCATCCAGTCCGGTCACAATGATGTCGGCCAGCCCGATGCGCGCGTGCGCGCCGGAGTAGTGCAGCTGATCCGGGAGATTCACGCCGAATCACCCACCTCCGCCATCGCCGTGCTCACCGTCTTCCCGACCGGCGACCATCCCTCGAAGATCGTGTGGGACACCGACTCCGCCATCGTCTCCGCCGCGCGATCGGCCGATCCGGGCGTGTACGTCTTCGATCCGCTGGTATCGAGCTGGCGCTTTCCGCGGCTGCCCGACCAGTTACATCCGACTCCCGCGGGGCATCGCTGGATTGCCGACCAACTCGCGTCGGACCTGCGTGCCGATGGTCTTGTCCACAATCCCGCCCAGGTGCCCGCCGTGCGCAGGCCGACCGCCTAG
- a CDS encoding nuclear transport factor 2 family protein, giving the protein MTDEQQLWDSYSACWSADPGARPAALAAVAIDDVTYRDPGTEVGNRAELATYMQGFADAFPGHRFRIDEVLAHHDRSLARWTQVGAQGEPVGSGVSSARHHDGKLADITGFFLPAS; this is encoded by the coding sequence ATGACTGACGAACAACAACTCTGGGACAGCTACTCGGCCTGCTGGTCCGCCGACCCGGGCGCACGGCCCGCCGCACTCGCCGCCGTCGCGATCGACGACGTCACCTACCGCGACCCCGGGACCGAGGTCGGCAACCGCGCCGAATTGGCCACGTACATGCAGGGTTTCGCGGACGCGTTCCCCGGCCACCGCTTCCGCATCGATGAGGTGCTCGCCCATCACGACCGCTCACTCGCCCGCTGGACCCAGGTCGGCGCGCAGGGCGAGCCCGTGGGTTCGGGCGTGAGCTCCGCCCGCCACCACGACGGCAAACTCGCCGACATCACCGGATTCTTCCTGCCGGCGTCGTAG
- a CDS encoding VOC family protein encodes MREMRDAFHLAIPAVDLDAAEEFYVRGLGAKLARRYPDRITLDFFGDQVVCHLSDRIDHEPDLYPRHFGVTFRSREDFDRLVRLAETRKLPFYAPIFTRFAGTAEEHLSFVLRDPSNNLLEFKHYLDPRMMY; translated from the coding sequence ATGCGTGAGATGCGCGATGCCTTCCACCTGGCCATCCCCGCAGTCGATCTCGACGCCGCGGAGGAATTCTACGTCCGCGGTCTCGGCGCGAAACTGGCCCGCCGCTACCCCGACCGCATCACCCTCGACTTCTTCGGCGATCAGGTCGTCTGCCATCTCTCGGACAGGATCGATCACGAACCCGACCTGTATCCCCGCCACTTCGGCGTGACCTTCCGCAGTAGAGAGGATTTCGATCGCCTGGTGCGTCTGGCCGAAACCCGCAAACTCCCCTTCTACGCACCGATATTCACCCGCTTCGCCGGGACCGCCGAAGAACACCTCAGCTTCGTCCTGCGGGATCCGTCCAATAATCTCCTGGAGTTCAAGCACTACCTCGACCCCCGCATGATGTATTGA
- a CDS encoding acyltransferase, giving the protein MSTDAAIRPPETAGRRQKRPYLHQIDLFRILTFACVIAVHVIGGVNDSGSVAANGAMALLHFTRYAFFALTGFVLIYQFANDSFRARNFWPRRFALVGIPYVAWSVVYWAYSIYLGQNYGSVGWLLSRLGLDLVFGTAYYHLYFLLVTMQVYLLFPLLLQLLRRTEGRHRWVLMVSAALELLCLWSLTYPPFTTGFPGQLWVHLYATFVPYQFFTVLGAIAAWHIDAVQAFLRRYARVLATAVIVTAVAAEWDYQRLVHGGMPPWMASGEFMPERIIWFIGVTVGLYLLGTLWAAQRQDHDLLARAVRYGADRSFGIFLIHPLMLEILAPAFVSWGATIGHFWETVLLFFAVVALSLIGTEILRRSPGSLWLTGRPMLRTDLSVLIPRRFRTPAPARDSCKEVVCSPTP; this is encoded by the coding sequence ATGAGTACCGACGCGGCAATTCGTCCGCCCGAGACGGCAGGTCGCCGGCAGAAGCGGCCCTACCTGCATCAGATCGATCTGTTCCGCATCCTCACCTTCGCCTGTGTCATCGCGGTGCACGTCATCGGCGGGGTGAACGATTCGGGAAGCGTCGCGGCGAACGGCGCCATGGCGCTGCTGCACTTCACTCGCTACGCCTTCTTCGCGCTCACCGGATTCGTGCTGATCTACCAGTTCGCGAACGATTCGTTCCGCGCCAGGAACTTCTGGCCGCGGCGGTTCGCGCTGGTGGGCATTCCGTATGTGGCCTGGTCGGTGGTGTATTGGGCCTATTCCATCTATCTGGGCCAGAACTACGGCTCGGTGGGCTGGCTGCTGAGCCGGCTCGGACTGGATCTCGTCTTCGGCACCGCGTACTACCACCTCTACTTCCTGCTGGTCACCATGCAGGTGTACCTGCTGTTCCCGCTCCTGCTGCAGCTCCTGCGGCGCACCGAAGGCCGGCACCGCTGGGTGCTGATGGTCAGTGCCGCACTGGAATTGCTGTGCCTGTGGTCCCTCACGTATCCGCCGTTCACCACCGGTTTTCCGGGGCAGCTCTGGGTGCACCTGTACGCCACATTTGTTCCGTACCAGTTCTTCACCGTGCTGGGGGCCATCGCCGCATGGCATATCGATGCGGTCCAGGCCTTCCTGCGCCGATATGCCCGGGTGCTCGCGACAGCCGTGATCGTGACGGCCGTTGCCGCGGAATGGGATTACCAGCGCCTGGTGCACGGCGGTATGCCGCCGTGGATGGCCTCCGGTGAGTTCATGCCGGAGCGGATCATCTGGTTCATCGGGGTGACGGTGGGGCTCTATCTGCTCGGGACGCTCTGGGCCGCACAGCGACAGGATCACGATCTGCTGGCCCGCGCGGTCCGCTACGGAGCGGATCGCTCGTTCGGAATCTTCCTGATCCATCCCCTCATGCTCGAGATTCTGGCTCCTGCCTTCGTCTCCTGGGGAGCGACGATCGGGCATTTCTGGGAGACCGTCCTACTGTTCTTCGCGGTCGTGGCGCTGTCGCTGATCGGGACCGAGATTCTGCGCCGCAGCCCCGGAAGTCTGTGGCTCACCGGACGGCCCATGCTCCGCACCGATCTGTCCGTGCTGATCCCCCGGCGATTCCGTACCCCGGCGCCCGCCCGCGATTCCTGCAAGGAGGTCGTATGTTCGCCCACACCCTGA
- a CDS encoding class I adenylate-forming enzyme family protein: MIATRADLHASKPIFEDARSGRTVTYRQLHIAVSEWSRRLDAVGAGPGAVVVVDVPDPLTFAVVFIAVIASGRCALPVDPRAPIGELLRVLLGVRPVVVVGTRPELAVVCDALFISPTAEPVRSGPISLARRGSVLLSTSGSTGEPKAVPLTEQQLLHVAGAVVRHHRLTDQDRGYNCLPLFHINGEVVALLATLTAGGCLVLDQRFHASGFWELLASKRITWLNAVPAILSVLSGDLTGHESACTELRFIRSASAPLPSLVRKRITAASGVPIVESYGMTEAASQITATPLDGPTPLGSCGRPVGVQLEIRDQNGAVLPPEQIGRVHIRGAGVISGYRGGRARDRFDAQGWLDTGDLGRVDAAGFLYLTGRSDDVINRGGELLYPREIEEVLLADPGVRDVVVVGRSDPVLGCVPVAFVVSTLPQRDGGMALAQQLHDHCARQLTSFKRPAEIRFVDDFPRAATGKVRRHVLRSQAHDAVGT; encoded by the coding sequence ATGATCGCCACGCGCGCCGATCTACATGCCTCGAAACCGATATTCGAGGATGCGCGCAGCGGCCGGACCGTCACCTACAGGCAATTGCACATCGCGGTATCCGAATGGTCCCGGCGCCTCGACGCGGTCGGCGCGGGTCCCGGCGCGGTGGTCGTGGTCGATGTGCCCGACCCGCTGACCTTCGCCGTGGTCTTCATCGCGGTGATCGCGTCCGGGCGCTGCGCGCTCCCGGTCGACCCGCGCGCCCCGATCGGCGAACTGCTGCGGGTGCTGCTCGGTGTTCGCCCGGTCGTGGTGGTCGGCACCCGACCTGAGCTGGCCGTGGTCTGCGACGCCCTGTTCATCTCCCCGACCGCCGAACCTGTGCGCTCCGGCCCGATATCGCTGGCGCGCCGCGGCTCGGTACTGCTGTCGACCTCCGGTTCGACGGGGGAACCGAAGGCCGTCCCTCTGACCGAACAGCAACTGCTGCATGTGGCGGGCGCGGTGGTGCGGCACCATCGGCTCACCGATCAAGACCGCGGCTACAACTGCCTGCCGCTGTTCCATATCAACGGCGAAGTGGTCGCGCTGCTGGCGACGCTGACCGCGGGCGGCTGCCTGGTACTGGATCAGCGGTTCCACGCCTCCGGATTCTGGGAACTGCTCGCGAGCAAGCGGATCACCTGGCTCAATGCGGTGCCCGCGATCCTGTCGGTGCTCAGCGGCGATCTCACCGGGCACGAAAGCGCCTGCACCGAACTGCGTTTCATCCGTTCCGCGTCCGCACCGCTGCCCAGTCTGGTGCGCAAGCGGATCACCGCGGCCAGCGGTGTGCCGATCGTCGAGAGCTACGGCATGACCGAGGCGGCCAGCCAGATCACCGCCACACCGCTGGACGGTCCGACCCCCCTGGGTTCGTGCGGTCGCCCGGTGGGGGTGCAGCTCGAGATCCGGGACCAGAACGGCGCGGTGCTGCCACCGGAACAGATTGGGCGCGTGCATATTCGGGGCGCCGGGGTGATCAGCGGCTATCGCGGTGGTCGCGCCCGCGATCGTTTCGATGCGCAGGGCTGGCTGGATACCGGTGATCTCGGCCGCGTCGACGCCGCCGGATTTCTGTATCTGACCGGGCGCAGTGACGATGTGATCAATCGCGGCGGCGAACTGCTGTATCCGCGCGAGATCGAAGAGGTCCTGCTCGCCGATCCGGGCGTGCGCGATGTGGTGGTGGTCGGCCGCAGCGATCCCGTTCTCGGTTGTGTACCAGTCGCTTTCGTTGTATCGACACTCCCCCAGCGGGACGGTGGAATGGCATTGGCGCAGCAGCTGCACGATCATTGCGCACGTCAGCTGACCAGCTTCAAGCGTCCCGCCGAGATTCGGTTCGTCGATGATTTCCCGCGCGCGGCGACCGGCAAGGTGCGTCGCCATGTCCTGCGCAGCCAGGCTCACGATGCGGTCGGAACATGA